Proteins from a genomic interval of Kitasatospora kifunensis:
- a CDS encoding acetolactate synthase large subunit: protein MTEHTASPRRGDQQGGPSPEAPAVVETMTGAQSLIRSLEAVGAETVFGIPGGAILPAYDPLMDSVKVRHILVRHEQGAGHAATGYAQATGKVGVCMATSGPGATNLVTPIADAYMDSVPLVAITGQVASKAIGTDAFQEADICGITMPITKHNFLVTDPAEIPQVIAEAFHIAATGRPGPVLVDIAKDALQATTTFRWPVELALPGYRPVTKPHAKQIREAAKLLVAAKKPVLYVGGGVLKANATAELRILAELTGAPVVTTLMALGAFPDSHPQHLGMPGMHGSVPAVTALQKADLLFTLGARFDDRVTGKLDSFAPYAKVVHADIDPAEIGKNRPADVPIVGDAREVLADLIVAVQAEHEAGRKGDYSDWWVKLNEWKKTYPLGYEPAPAGELSPQQVIERIGRLVGPEAIYAAGVGQHQMWASQFISYEKPASWLNSGGAGTMGYAVPAAMGAKAGRPQAAVWAIDGDGCFQMTNQELVTCALNNLPIKVAVINNGSLGMVRQWQTLFYNQRYSNTVLHAGPEHDGVAPPPQGTRIPDFVLLAEAMGCVGLRCERPEELDAVIKQAMEINDRPVVIDFIVHQDAMVWPMVAAGTSNDEILFARGVRPDFGDDLD from the coding sequence ATGACTGAGCACACGGCATCCCCCCGCCGAGGGGACCAGCAGGGCGGGCCGTCCCCGGAGGCTCCCGCGGTCGTCGAGACGATGACCGGCGCGCAGTCGCTCATCCGCTCACTCGAGGCGGTTGGTGCGGAAACGGTCTTCGGTATTCCGGGCGGTGCGATCCTGCCGGCGTACGACCCGCTGATGGACTCGGTCAAGGTCCGGCACATCCTGGTCCGCCACGAGCAGGGCGCGGGGCACGCGGCCACCGGATACGCGCAGGCCACCGGCAAGGTGGGCGTCTGCATGGCGACCTCGGGCCCGGGCGCGACCAACCTGGTCACCCCGATCGCCGACGCCTACATGGACTCGGTGCCGCTGGTCGCGATCACCGGTCAGGTCGCCTCCAAGGCGATCGGCACCGACGCCTTCCAGGAGGCGGACATCTGCGGCATCACGATGCCGATCACCAAGCACAACTTCCTGGTCACCGACCCGGCGGAGATCCCGCAGGTGATCGCCGAGGCCTTCCACATCGCCGCCACCGGGCGCCCGGGGCCGGTGCTGGTCGACATCGCCAAGGACGCGCTGCAGGCCACCACCACCTTCCGCTGGCCGGTCGAGCTGGCGCTGCCGGGCTACCGCCCGGTCACCAAGCCGCACGCCAAGCAGATCCGCGAGGCCGCCAAGCTGCTGGTCGCGGCCAAGAAGCCGGTCCTCTACGTGGGCGGCGGCGTGCTCAAGGCGAACGCCACCGCCGAGCTGCGGATCCTGGCCGAGCTGACCGGTGCCCCGGTGGTCACCACGCTGATGGCGCTGGGCGCCTTCCCGGACAGCCACCCGCAGCACCTGGGCATGCCCGGCATGCACGGCAGCGTCCCCGCGGTCACCGCGCTGCAGAAGGCCGACCTGCTCTTCACCCTCGGCGCCCGGTTCGACGACCGGGTCACCGGCAAGCTGGACAGCTTCGCGCCGTACGCCAAGGTGGTGCACGCCGACATCGACCCGGCCGAGATCGGCAAGAACCGCCCGGCCGACGTGCCGATCGTGGGCGATGCCCGCGAGGTGCTGGCCGACCTGATCGTCGCCGTCCAGGCCGAGCACGAGGCCGGCCGCAAGGGCGACTACAGCGACTGGTGGGTCAAGCTCAACGAGTGGAAGAAGACCTACCCGCTGGGCTACGAGCCAGCCCCGGCAGGCGAGTTGTCGCCGCAGCAGGTGATCGAGCGGATCGGCCGGCTGGTCGGTCCCGAGGCGATCTACGCCGCCGGTGTCGGCCAACACCAGATGTGGGCCTCGCAGTTCATCAGCTACGAGAAGCCGGCCAGCTGGCTCAACTCCGGTGGCGCGGGCACCATGGGCTACGCGGTCCCGGCCGCGATGGGCGCCAAGGCGGGCAGGCCTCAGGCCGCGGTCTGGGCCATCGACGGCGACGGCTGCTTCCAGATGACCAATCAGGAACTGGTCACCTGCGCGCTGAACAACCTGCCGATCAAGGTGGCCGTGATCAACAACGGTTCGCTCGGCATGGTCCGCCAGTGGCAGACCCTCTTCTACAACCAGCGCTACTCCAACACCGTGCTGCACGCCGGCCCCGAGCACGACGGGGTCGCCCCGCCGCCGCAGGGCACCCGGATCCCCGACTTCGTGCTGCTGGCCGAGGCGATGGGCTGCGTGGGCCTGCGCTGCGAGCGCCCCGAGGAGCTGGACGCGGTGATCAAGCAGGCGATGGAGATCAACGACCGCCCGGTGGTGATCGACTTCATCGTCCACCAGGACGCCATGGTCTGGCCGATGGTGGCGGCCGGCACCAGCAACGACGAGATCCTCTTCGCCCGGGGCGTGCGCCCCGACTTCGGCGACGACCTCGACTGA